CGGCACATGATGTCCGAGGCGCCACCTCCAAACTCCCGGTTCGGGTGTGTGATCGCGACGCTAGTACGACATTCGGGAGTGCGCCAGTGTTCACGCAAATTTCCCGGAGTCAAGCAGCACAGGTAACCAATACGGCGCGCGCCGGTACCCCGATCCGGGCCAGCGCGCGCACCGACTCGCGCACCGTCGCCCCCGTCGTCAGCACGTCGTCCACCACCACTACCTCGGTGTTTTCCGCGATCCGGCACAGCGCCGCGGAACCGGGTACGGTGGTCACCCTGTCCTGCAGATTGTGTGCGCGTTCACGGGGTGTCAAGCCCACCGAATCCCGCACACCCCACCACACCCGCAGCACGGATACCATCCGGCTATCGGGCAGCCAACTCACGGCTATCTCCGCCGCGGCCACCACCGGATCACCGCCGCGCCGTCGCGCGGCGACCCGCCGGCTCGGCGCGGGCACGAGCACCAGCGGCCGATCGCCGCGCAGGCGCGCCAGCGCACCGGCCAGTGCCCGGCCGATCGGCGCCGCCAGATCGGTGCGCCCACTCTCCTTGGCCGCCAACACCGCTCGCCGCGCCGGGCCGCGGTACGGACCCAGCGCCCAGCACGGCACCCCGGGATCCAGCCGCGGCCGCACCCGGACCGGCGGGCCGGTCAGCGTGGCCGCGCAGGCGGCGCACCAGCCCACGCCGGGTTGCCCGCAGCCGGCACACGCGCTGGGCAGGATCAGATCGAGGAGGGTGCGCATCGCCCGAGTGTGCGCGCACCCACCGACACGGCCCGGCGATCAGCCGGGCAGCACCGGGACGGCGTTCGCGCCGAGGCCCGGCACCTCCCGCCAATACGGTTCGCGCTCGTCGGGATTCGTCGTCAGCTCCAGTACCGCCCGGGAATCGGCGGCGTACTGGTGCTCCGGTGAGGCACTGACCTGCCGCACCGGCGTCGTCAGGTTCCGGCTCGTATACGCCTGCGACCCCGATCCGTCGATCGACACCGCACCGATCGGATCGACGTTGCCCTCCCTGGCGATGATCAGCCGATCGCTGCCGTACCACGACACCGAGACCGCGGCCGTGCTCGAATCGACGCCGACCGGCAGCGGTGAGGTCAGCGCGTAGCCGCCGCCCGGCTTCGGCACCACCACCGCGACATACACCTTGCCGTCGGCGATCAACGCGGCGCGCACCCCGGTGCGGGAGACCCGTAGCTCGGTGATCGGCAGCCGGAAGGCCGAGCCGGCCCCGCCGGTGAGCGCGGAGATGTCGACATCCTGCACCGAGACG
This genomic stretch from Nocardia brasiliensis ATCC 700358 harbors:
- a CDS encoding ComF family protein, yielding MRTLLDLILPSACAGCGQPGVGWCAACAATLTGPPVRVRPRLDPGVPCWALGPYRGPARRAVLAAKESGRTDLAAPIGRALAGALARLRGDRPLVLVPAPSRRVAARRRGGDPVVAAAEIAVSWLPDSRMVSVLRVWWGVRDSVGLTPRERAHNLQDRVTTVPGSAALCRIAENTEVVVVDDVLTTGATVRESVRALARIGVPARAVLVTCAA